GTGGACAGCGCCGTATCTCCCCTTCTTTACTACGGACTCTTCGGTCTGCCCGGTGCGGTCATGTTCCGCTGCGCGAACCTCATGGATGCCATGTGGGGACGCCTCAACGAGAAGTACAAGGATATCGGACACTTCCCCGCAAGGTGGGACGATGTGCTGGGATTCGTACCTTCCAGGCTCTCCCCCCTGTTCATAGGATTCGCAGCCTGGCTCATGCGCTTCAGGAGCGGCAGGAGCGCGGTGAAGGCAGCCATGAAAGAACACCGTAAGACCCCCAGTCCCAACAGCGGATGGCCCATGACCGCCACCGCCGCCGCGATGGGCATCTCCTTCGAGAAGGAAGGGGTGTACGTCATGGGCGAGGGCCCCCTTCCCTCGATCGACGACATCGCCGGATGCTACCGCCTCATCGAGCTTACCGCCGTGGTATTCATGATAATTCTGGTATTCCCGCTCTCCGCCCTCCTGGGGATACACATTCAGGTTATATTCGAGGACGCTCTTATCAGATTATTTGGAGTGTTCTGATGGAATGCATAAAAAGCGTCGAAATCCACGAAGAGGATAACTTCGAGGCTACGGCGATCATCAGGTTTACGGAGAAGATGGAGGTCCTCAGCAGCGCCCCCCAGAACGGAGGGCACGCCGTCACGGACACTGTCTTCATCATGCAGGTACCGCACGACTACGTCAGTGCGGATTACCTTGCGGATCTCAGGAACAAGACGGAACAGTACTCCCTCCCCAAGGATTCGGTCGGTTTCATGACCGCGGCCGAGGTGAAGTACGTGTTCACAGACTGCGAGAAGACCGTGGACGGCGCCACGGTATACGTGGCATCCACCGCCGGGGTCACCAACTGCGTATGCGCAGGCGACAGGATGGAGGATTGGGAGCACCGCAAGGCCCGCTCTGCCGAGATTTACCACAGGCTGATCGGAGGCACCATCAACACCGTGGTCGTGT
The sequence above is a segment of the methanogenic archaeon ISO4-H5 genome. Coding sequences within it:
- a CDS encoding cobalamin biosynthesis protein CbiB, giving the protein MQLWFDGILIIILAMLFDRYVGDPSNKYHPLRWMGNLLQAIDNRLTKRKSYRAVLLGFLSYLLVFIVFGGVAILITGSIRHFLGDQIPFDIAGVHITVGEILWIVVSAYLVKITFALFAFRRFCKPIEEDLRKGDLDAAADKTQMMVNRKMRGMDLPHITSSCCETISENLVDSAVSPLLYYGLFGLPGAVMFRCANLMDAMWGRLNEKYKDIGHFPARWDDVLGFVPSRLSPLFIGFAAWLMRFRSGRSAVKAAMKEHRKTPSPNSGWPMTATAAAMGISFEKEGVYVMGEGPLPSIDDIAGCYRLIELTAVVFMIILVFPLSALLGIHIQVIFEDALIRLFGVF